One segment of Streptomyces sp. YIM 121038 DNA contains the following:
- a CDS encoding SseB family protein — MYGYDQHAGVGQGYAPPQQPQHAQMPGGYGQQPPLYPEPSPPSLADAVRAFTTGSMSAEDFQQIFATSKVYCPRGDNPGFLALHNTQQPVIPMFTSLKELRRYAGKDSKYFVITGAEVIDLLPTGYGFVLDMEGEHRMVFDAKAVEQMVDFAMRRMYG, encoded by the coding sequence ATGTACGGCTACGACCAACACGCCGGTGTCGGCCAGGGGTACGCCCCGCCGCAGCAGCCGCAGCACGCGCAGATGCCCGGTGGTTACGGCCAGCAGCCCCCGCTGTATCCCGAGCCGTCGCCGCCGTCCCTCGCGGACGCGGTGCGCGCGTTCACCACGGGCTCGATGTCCGCCGAGGACTTCCAGCAGATCTTCGCGACCTCGAAGGTGTACTGCCCGCGCGGCGACAACCCGGGCTTCCTCGCGCTGCACAACACCCAGCAGCCGGTCATCCCGATGTTCACGTCGCTCAAGGAGCTGCGCCGCTACGCGGGCAAGGACTCCAAGTACTTCGTCATCACCGGCGCCGAGGTGATCGACCTGCTGCCGACCGGCTACGGCTTCGTCCTGGACATGGAGGGCGAGCACCGCATGGTGTTCGACGCGAAGGCCGTCGAGCAGATGGTGGACTTCGCGATGCGCCGCATGTACGGCTGA